From the Cohaesibacter sp. ES.047 genome, one window contains:
- a CDS encoding HNH endonuclease signature motif containing protein, with protein sequence MATRRDDIIKKIMQRVVKTEDGCWIWQGPTSGDGRGGGYPRMNLDGQTVAVHRVIFTCFFGFIPGKKQIDHTCRNRLCCNPEHLEMVTHKKNQLRRDLANRQARTQSISP encoded by the coding sequence ATCGCGACCCGCCGGGATGACATCATCAAAAAGATCATGCAGCGCGTCGTCAAGACCGAGGATGGCTGCTGGATCTGGCAAGGGCCAACGTCTGGCGACGGTCGCGGCGGCGGTTATCCGCGCATGAACCTCGACGGTCAGACGGTCGCGGTGCATCGGGTGATCTTTACGTGCTTTTTCGGCTTCATTCCGGGCAAAAAGCAGATCGATCACACTTGTCGCAATCGCCTTTGCTGCAATCCTGAGCACCTCGAAATGGTGACGCACAAGAAAAACCAGCTGAGACGCGACCTCGCCAACCGGCAGGCGCGCACCCAATCCATAAGCCCCTGA
- a CDS encoding tripartite tricarboxylate transporter TctB family protein yields MNYKIAEISVSVVFLIASFVFWFSIKDIPADAQMFPNFILGGIAVCSVLMIIRSITGASQKALGEELNGWTFAISWKRVLGGFFIFVAYLLVVDHIGYFTASALMVIVMARFAGFKNWVALIGSAAGFCVFVYLVFSVLFDRPLPQELIVALFTSSN; encoded by the coding sequence ATGAATTATAAAATCGCTGAAATCAGTGTTTCGGTAGTATTTCTGATTGCTTCGTTTGTTTTTTGGTTTTCTATCAAGGACATCCCTGCGGACGCACAAATGTTCCCCAATTTCATCTTGGGTGGCATCGCTGTCTGTTCGGTCTTGATGATCATCAGAAGCATAACGGGAGCATCCCAGAAGGCTCTTGGTGAGGAGCTGAACGGTTGGACTTTCGCCATTAGCTGGAAGCGCGTCCTAGGTGGCTTTTTTATTTTCGTCGCCTACCTGCTGGTCGTTGACCACATTGGCTATTTCACCGCTTCTGCGTTGATGGTGATTGTAATGGCACGCTTTGCCGGTTTCAAGAATTGGGTTGCCCTGATTGGATCGGCAGCAGGTTTCTGCGTGTTTGTGTATCTTGTTTTCTCTGTGCTCTTCGACAGACCACTGCCGCAAGAGCTCATAGTAGCCCTCTTCACAAGCTCGAACTAA
- the ssb gene encoding single-stranded DNA-binding protein — protein sequence MAGSLNQVELIGNLGADPDIRTFPDGGKVATLSIATSETWRDRSSGEVRERTEWHRVNIRNSGLVGVVERFLAKGGKVYISGQLETRKWQDQNGQDRYSTEVVVKGYSGKLLLLGGNNSQGGHPDNNASGSRSGGQVGGFQSQPQTGGHFRDEMDDDIPF from the coding sequence ATGGCTGGAAGTTTGAACCAGGTCGAATTGATCGGAAATCTGGGCGCGGATCCAGATATCAGAACGTTTCCTGATGGCGGAAAGGTTGCAACGCTTTCTATCGCCACGAGCGAAACGTGGCGAGATCGCAGCAGCGGTGAAGTGCGCGAACGAACCGAATGGCATCGCGTCAACATTCGCAATAGCGGTCTGGTTGGTGTTGTTGAACGCTTTCTCGCCAAAGGTGGGAAAGTCTATATCTCAGGCCAGCTAGAGACCCGTAAATGGCAAGACCAGAACGGTCAGGATAGATATAGCACCGAGGTCGTCGTCAAGGGATATTCCGGTAAACTCCTCCTGCTTGGCGGCAACAACAGTCAAGGCGGTCATCCCGATAACAACGCCAGCGGATCCCGATCAGGCGGGCAGGTTGGAGGATTCCAAAGCCAACCCCAAACGGGCGGCCATTTCCGCGATGAGATGGATGACGATATCCCGTTTTGA
- a CDS encoding phage regulatory CII family protein: protein MKAALRRLIKLVGGDADCCRVTGRARRQAYSEFASPDREHMNKWPPLREILDLEADVETPEVTQAMARLHGYELVKLPEVVAPKDWALAVGSMSKETGEALNVVLQAFANGGRIDADEIRQWHIDGELDEAIVTLLQIRAMVDRENERGGQIDD, encoded by the coding sequence GTGAAGGCTGCGCTTCGCAGGTTGATCAAACTGGTCGGCGGTGACGCCGATTGCTGCCGAGTGACAGGCCGGGCTCGTCGTCAGGCATATTCCGAGTTTGCCAGCCCTGATCGCGAACACATGAACAAATGGCCGCCGCTGCGCGAAATTCTTGATCTTGAGGCGGATGTCGAGACGCCAGAGGTGACGCAGGCGATGGCTCGGTTGCACGGTTATGAGTTGGTTAAATTGCCTGAGGTCGTTGCGCCAAAAGATTGGGCGCTTGCTGTCGGTAGCATGAGCAAGGAGACCGGCGAGGCCCTGAATGTGGTCCTGCAAGCCTTTGCTAATGGCGGGCGGATCGATGCTGACGAAATCCGCCAATGGCACATTGATGGCGAGCTGGATGAGGCAATCGTCACCCTCTTGCAGATCCGGGCCATGGTCGACCGTGAAAATGAGCGTGGAGGCCAGATTGATGATTGA
- a CDS encoding HIT family protein: MTDGTFSLHERLIKATRPLLQTELSDILMMEERRIPWLLLVPRREGVEEFHHLSADDRQIFIEEIAAITSGLEKEFNPVRINVGDLGNIVGQMHLHLVARQTDDPFWPKVVWSREREPFRNDEEAESMRQRLMRACGSFLPPG, translated from the coding sequence ATGACTGATGGAACATTCTCTCTGCATGAACGCCTAATCAAGGCAACGCGGCCTCTGTTGCAAACGGAGCTTAGCGATATCCTGATGATGGAAGAGCGCAGAATTCCCTGGCTTCTCCTTGTGCCAAGAAGAGAAGGGGTTGAGGAGTTCCATCATTTGTCCGCTGACGATCGCCAGATTTTCATTGAAGAAATCGCGGCGATCACCAGCGGGCTTGAAAAGGAATTCAACCCGGTCCGGATCAACGTTGGCGATCTGGGCAATATCGTCGGCCAGATGCATCTGCATCTGGTTGCACGCCAGACCGATGATCCTTTTTGGCCCAAGGTGGTCTGGAGCCGAGAACGTGAGCCTTTCAGAAATGATGAGGAAGCCGAAAGCATGCGCCAGCGCTTGATGCGTGCTTGCGGTTCATTTCTGCCGCCGGGCTGA
- a CDS encoding site-specific DNA-methyltransferase, with protein MTTPTLFHDGKVALYGGDCMALLDELEPDSIDSVVSDPPYHLTSIVARFGGKSAAPAISNGPSGVYARASKGFMGQQWDGGDIAFQVALWRKIYRAMKPGAWLIAFSATRTYHRMVTAAEEAGFDVRDMVPWLYGCGFPKSLDISKAIDKKIGLEREVIGVVNRTGKETGTYGAMSGVCPITAPASPDAKKWDGWGTALKPALEPALLARKPTPLSYADNVLQHGVGGLDIARCRIEAEKQTGWGGAAAGAHTWNETNSGLSKSGEARPVYGRWPANVLWDGSEAVRLAFVEHHVEDALNFFYSAKADAADRLGSKHPTIKPLDLMRYLVRLVTPTGGTVLDMFAGTGTTGEAALLEGARAILFEREKQYQADIANRMAFTGMNKALRKAYHNNQRQPQSAAEKAGQTTFF; from the coding sequence ATGACCACTCCGACCCTGTTTCATGATGGCAAGGTTGCCCTTTATGGCGGCGATTGCATGGCTCTGCTCGACGAGCTGGAGCCGGACAGTATCGACAGCGTGGTCAGTGATCCGCCTTATCACCTCACCTCAATTGTCGCTCGTTTTGGTGGCAAGAGTGCGGCCCCGGCCATCTCGAATGGCCCCAGCGGTGTCTATGCGCGCGCCTCAAAGGGCTTTATGGGGCAACAATGGGATGGCGGCGACATCGCCTTTCAGGTCGCCCTGTGGCGCAAGATCTATCGCGCCATGAAGCCCGGTGCGTGGCTGATTGCCTTCTCCGCAACCCGGACCTATCACCGCATGGTCACAGCTGCCGAGGAGGCGGGTTTCGATGTCCGCGACATGGTGCCTTGGCTCTATGGCTGCGGCTTTCCCAAAAGCCTCGATATCAGCAAGGCGATCGACAAAAAGATCGGCTTGGAGCGCGAGGTGATAGGGGTTGTCAATCGAACCGGCAAAGAAACGGGAACATACGGAGCGATGAGCGGGGTGTGTCCAATTACAGCCCCCGCCAGCCCAGACGCCAAAAAATGGGATGGCTGGGGCACGGCGCTCAAGCCTGCTCTGGAGCCAGCCCTGCTTGCCCGTAAGCCGACGCCTCTGTCCTATGCAGACAATGTTCTGCAGCACGGCGTTGGTGGCCTCGATATCGCGAGATGTCGGATCGAGGCTGAAAAACAAACCGGATGGGGTGGCGCAGCTGCGGGTGCCCATACTTGGAACGAAACAAACAGCGGCCTTAGTAAGAGCGGTGAGGCTCGCCCTGTATATGGTCGCTGGCCTGCCAATGTGCTCTGGGATGGATCGGAGGCGGTGCGGCTGGCTTTTGTCGAGCATCACGTCGAGGACGCCCTCAACTTTTTCTATTCAGCCAAAGCCGACGCCGCCGACCGGCTCGGCAGCAAGCACCCGACAATCAAGCCACTTGATCTGATGCGCTATCTGGTGCGCCTCGTCACGCCGACTGGCGGCACGGTGCTGGATATGTTTGCGGGCACCGGCACCACCGGCGAGGCGGCGCTGCTGGAGGGTGCGCGCGCCATCCTGTTCGAGCGCGAAAAGCAGTATCAGGCCGACATCGCCAACCGCATGGCCTTTACAGGCATGAACAAAGCGCTGCGCAAAGCCTATCACAACAATCAGCGCCAGCCGCAAAGTGCCGCCGAGAAGGCGGGCCAAACCACCTTTTTTTGA
- a CDS encoding LysR family transcriptional regulator, protein MRLEQLRLFLLIAQHGSISGAARAASIAQPALSVHMRQLEENLSTVLFERSVRGIKLTDAGKKLKRHADALLRHVEQAREEVVQAGSEPSGQVVVALSKSMVPPLAGKLFWRCHERFPKINLRLLDLSVKNSRELIQTREVDFGLLPNAPALEDVTIFPLIAQDLYLVGPKQTRDSQSNHLEFKDLHRYPLVMGGRNDQLRIELQTTAMKHGYAINIEYEQDASAIYHEIVRCGEIYTIVPYSIFAHDIEAGILSAHKIVNPTLERIMSIVFRNDIELSNAALATKSLIEDLIQDAVAAGELSGRLLT, encoded by the coding sequence ATGCGTCTTGAACAATTACGTCTTTTCCTTCTGATCGCTCAACATGGCTCAATCTCTGGGGCGGCCAGGGCTGCGTCCATTGCTCAGCCGGCATTGAGCGTTCACATGCGTCAACTTGAAGAGAATTTGAGTACGGTCCTTTTTGAGCGGTCTGTGCGCGGTATCAAACTCACCGATGCAGGGAAAAAGCTCAAAAGACATGCAGACGCGCTTCTACGTCATGTGGAACAGGCACGTGAGGAAGTGGTTCAGGCGGGCTCGGAACCGTCGGGTCAAGTTGTCGTGGCTTTGTCAAAATCTATGGTGCCGCCTTTAGCAGGAAAACTCTTCTGGCGTTGTCATGAGCGCTTTCCCAAAATCAATTTGCGCCTACTAGACCTTTCAGTCAAAAACTCACGCGAGTTGATTCAAACCCGTGAAGTGGATTTTGGGCTTTTGCCAAATGCCCCGGCGCTTGAGGATGTAACGATCTTCCCACTCATTGCGCAAGATCTATATCTTGTTGGTCCCAAACAAACCCGAGATTCTCAGTCAAACCACTTAGAATTCAAAGACCTACACCGCTACCCATTGGTCATGGGCGGTAGAAATGACCAACTCAGAATTGAATTGCAAACCACAGCGATGAAGCATGGTTACGCTATCAATATCGAATATGAACAAGATGCTTCAGCCATTTATCATGAAATCGTTCGATGCGGAGAGATCTATACGATCGTGCCATATTCGATTTTTGCGCATGACATCGAGGCGGGAATTCTGTCGGCCCACAAGATCGTCAATCCAACCCTCGAACGCATTATGAGCATCGTGTTCCGCAACGACATTGAGCTATCAAATGCAGCTCTCGCAACAAAGTCCCTGATTGAAGACCTGATTCAGGATGCTGTGGCTGCAGGAGAACTAAGCGGCAGGCTACTCACGTAG
- a CDS encoding uroporphyrinogen decarboxylase family protein, with the protein MAYSSLIKEVFGKRAEKGPLFSFWTHFPQCDMDPAALAEASIENQKKFDLDFVKAAPNGMYTIEDYGVDVDFSEVPKGGIAKLVDTPFKTASDWKNLQEIEPDTGALAREVQSIKIMRQNMPDVPIFFSSFSPMTTASKLSNNRIREQLKDRENAPLIHEALSRIASTTQKTIAAAIEAGATGVFFAHQDTSRELFSYDDFSEFVAPYDHEALLGAAHAPFNILHIHGSSIRFNELLDYNVQAFNWHAWETLPSTSAGLMRSGRCVLSGIDRRSITNNDLDALKHQVKASIESAQGFGDLILTPSCIVRAGFNEETVRQLSDYVHSYRIGVAA; encoded by the coding sequence ATGGCATACTCATCCCTCATCAAAGAAGTCTTCGGAAAACGTGCCGAAAAAGGTCCGCTGTTTTCGTTTTGGACGCATTTCCCCCAATGTGACATGGATCCGGCGGCGCTGGCAGAAGCCTCGATAGAGAACCAGAAGAAATTTGACTTGGACTTCGTAAAGGCAGCCCCCAACGGCATGTACACCATCGAAGATTATGGCGTTGATGTCGATTTCTCAGAGGTTCCAAAAGGTGGAATTGCCAAACTTGTAGATACGCCATTCAAAACGGCTTCTGACTGGAAAAACTTGCAGGAAATCGAACCGGACACCGGCGCTTTGGCTCGTGAAGTCCAGTCGATTAAAATCATGCGGCAGAACATGCCGGATGTGCCTATCTTTTTCTCTTCTTTCAGTCCGATGACGACCGCTTCCAAACTGAGCAACAACCGGATTCGCGAACAGCTGAAAGATCGTGAAAATGCCCCTCTCATCCATGAGGCACTTTCTCGCATAGCTTCGACAACCCAAAAGACAATTGCCGCGGCCATTGAAGCCGGCGCAACAGGCGTGTTCTTTGCGCATCAGGACACATCGCGCGAGTTGTTCAGCTATGACGATTTCAGCGAGTTTGTGGCTCCTTACGACCATGAAGCTCTGCTTGGAGCTGCGCATGCTCCCTTCAACATTCTGCATATTCACGGCTCATCGATCCGCTTCAACGAACTGCTTGATTACAATGTGCAGGCCTTCAACTGGCATGCATGGGAAACCCTTCCAAGCACAAGTGCCGGGCTTATGAGGTCTGGCCGCTGTGTTCTGAGCGGCATTGATCGCCGTTCTATCACCAATAACGATCTTGATGCCCTGAAACACCAAGTCAAAGCCTCGATTGAATCCGCACAAGGGTTTGGTGACCTGATCCTCACGCCCAGCTGCATTGTTCGTGCCGGTTTCAACGAAGAAACGGTACGCCAGCTCAGCGATTATGTTCATTCATACCGGATTGGCGTCGCAGCTTGA
- a CDS encoding DUF2312 domain-containing protein, whose product MANQSSNAGGVASDQLRAFIERVERLEEEKKALADDIKDVYAEAKGNGYDVAVMRICVRLRKMNPDLRAEQEAITDLYLHALGMAGDRDPQPSSETGGA is encoded by the coding sequence ATGGCCAATCAATCATCCAATGCAGGCGGCGTCGCCAGTGATCAACTGCGCGCATTCATTGAGCGTGTCGAACGGCTTGAGGAAGAAAAGAAGGCCCTCGCCGATGACATCAAGGACGTCTATGCCGAGGCCAAGGGCAACGGCTATGACGTTGCCGTCATGCGAATTTGCGTTCGCCTGCGCAAGATGAACCCGGACCTGCGCGCCGAGCAAGAGGCCATCACGGATCTGTATTTGCATGCGCTCGGAATGGCAGGCGACCGTGATCCTCAGCCCTCCAGCGAAACAGGAGGTGCGTGA
- a CDS encoding tripartite tricarboxylate transporter permease: MTDTIAAIFHALPYVLEWQNLLGMLIGVFSGMVVGALPGLTATMAIAVLIPLTFAMQPLVALGMMAGIYNGAMYGGSIPAILLNIPGTPPSIVTTFDGNPLAQQGRAAFAMKVACWSSAVGGAVSAISLMLFAPPLVKVTLLFGPAEYFWVGVFGLSAIAVLLGKDPIKGLVAGLLGLMFGAVGSDVVTGADRFVFDQRELLDGINILIILTGLYAVPPALRMVEKKIVDISQKIKIESGPEDSFWKNVGQLIPTWIRSSLIGIWVGILPATGGSMAAFIAYNETKRVSDDPDSFGKGNPKGVAAAECGNNADNAAAMIPALVLGVPGSGVAAVILAGLLVHGLQPGPQLFRNTPDIAYGFMWQMLFTSIVLFAFGGTVSIKLFAYVMRLPQTVLAPMILSLTFVGIYALSNNMFNCWLMLGFGVIGYVLNRVHFPLAPIVLGLVLGDMVEKNLRLTLLINQGDPTSLVASPLSWLLVTLSLLVLGYPLYGYFRDRRAH; this comes from the coding sequence ATGACTGATACAATTGCAGCCATCTTTCATGCTCTTCCTTATGTTCTGGAATGGCAAAATCTTCTGGGCATGTTGATCGGCGTTTTCTCAGGTATGGTGGTGGGGGCCCTCCCCGGTCTGACAGCGACGATGGCGATTGCTGTCCTCATTCCCCTTACTTTTGCGATGCAGCCGCTGGTGGCTTTGGGTATGATGGCCGGCATCTATAACGGAGCCATGTATGGCGGCTCCATTCCGGCAATTCTTCTCAATATCCCTGGCACGCCCCCTTCTATCGTCACCACGTTTGACGGCAACCCTCTTGCTCAACAGGGACGAGCCGCATTTGCAATGAAAGTTGCCTGCTGGTCTTCGGCTGTGGGCGGTGCGGTCAGCGCAATCTCACTGATGCTGTTTGCTCCACCTTTGGTGAAAGTGACTTTGCTTTTCGGCCCTGCCGAATATTTCTGGGTTGGTGTTTTTGGCCTCTCAGCCATTGCCGTGCTCTTGGGTAAAGATCCGATCAAAGGTCTTGTTGCCGGCCTGCTGGGCCTGATGTTCGGTGCCGTTGGCTCCGACGTCGTTACCGGCGCGGATCGCTTCGTGTTCGACCAGCGTGAGTTGCTTGACGGCATAAACATCCTGATCATTCTAACTGGCCTATACGCTGTTCCTCCAGCTCTCCGCATGGTGGAAAAGAAAATTGTCGATATCTCACAAAAGATCAAGATCGAGTCCGGTCCCGAAGACAGCTTCTGGAAAAATGTGGGACAGCTTATCCCAACCTGGATCCGAAGCTCGCTGATTGGCATCTGGGTTGGCATTCTGCCTGCAACGGGTGGCTCCATGGCGGCCTTCATTGCCTATAACGAAACCAAACGTGTCTCGGATGATCCTGACAGCTTTGGCAAGGGCAATCCGAAAGGTGTCGCTGCGGCCGAATGCGGCAACAACGCTGACAATGCGGCGGCCATGATTCCGGCTCTGGTGCTGGGTGTTCCGGGCAGTGGTGTTGCAGCGGTTATTCTCGCTGGTCTTCTCGTGCACGGATTGCAGCCAGGACCTCAGTTGTTCCGCAACACGCCTGATATTGCCTACGGCTTTATGTGGCAGATGCTGTTTACATCCATTGTTCTGTTTGCTTTCGGCGGTACCGTCTCGATCAAGCTGTTTGCCTACGTCATGCGACTTCCGCAAACTGTTCTTGCTCCGATGATCCTGTCACTGACTTTCGTTGGTATCTATGCCCTGTCAAACAACATGTTCAACTGTTGGCTGATGCTTGGTTTCGGTGTCATCGGTTATGTGCTCAATCGCGTGCATTTCCCATTGGCTCCCATTGTTCTGGGCTTGGTGCTGGGTGATATGGTCGAGAAGAACCTCCGCCTGACGCTATTGATAAACCAGGGCGATCCGACATCTTTGGTCGCATCTCCCCTGTCCTGGCTGCTGGTCACCCTGAGCCTTCTGGTTCTTGGCTATCCTCTGTACGGATACTTCCGTGACCGTCGGGCACACTAA
- a CDS encoding tripartite tricarboxylate transporter substrate binding protein, producing MFNMKKVVSAGAALLLAGTISATSAYAGDYPEESIDVIVAFGPGGGTDVAARTIQPFIEKYLGADLVVINKPGAGGEIGFSLLASAKPDGYTIGFINLPAMYGYSYERETAYTPKSFKGVANLVYDPGIIAVPADSDIKDLKQLIQFGIDSPGALPIGTSGSVGSSEHIAILQMQEKTGAKFNHVPFGSTAPLRTALLGGHIPAAAFNLSEAVEYMNEGSLRILGVMANERSEWVPEVPTFKELGIDVVNGSSRGLAVPTGTPEDIVTKLSAAVEKAITDPEYVKKAKSAGVPVKYLNDKDYDQFLLDTSTRLDAIWEKTPWTK from the coding sequence ATGTTCAATATGAAAAAGGTCGTTTCAGCGGGTGCTGCGCTGCTGCTTGCGGGGACAATTTCCGCAACATCAGCATATGCTGGCGACTATCCAGAAGAATCAATCGATGTGATCGTTGCTTTCGGGCCGGGTGGTGGCACCGACGTGGCCGCTCGCACGATTCAGCCATTCATCGAAAAATACCTCGGTGCCGATCTTGTTGTGATCAACAAGCCGGGCGCAGGCGGTGAAATCGGTTTCTCTTTGCTCGCTTCAGCCAAACCCGATGGCTATACGATTGGCTTCATCAACCTGCCTGCCATGTATGGCTATTCCTACGAGCGTGAAACCGCCTATACCCCGAAAAGCTTCAAGGGCGTTGCAAACCTTGTCTATGATCCCGGCATCATCGCTGTTCCCGCAGATAGCGATATCAAGGATCTCAAGCAGCTGATCCAGTTCGGCATCGATAGCCCGGGCGCTCTTCCGATTGGCACCTCCGGTTCCGTTGGTTCGAGTGAGCACATTGCTATTCTGCAAATGCAGGAAAAAACCGGCGCCAAATTCAACCATGTGCCTTTCGGTAGCACCGCTCCTCTGCGCACCGCGTTGCTGGGTGGCCATATTCCCGCAGCAGCCTTTAACCTGAGTGAAGCTGTTGAATATATGAACGAAGGGAGCCTGCGTATTCTTGGGGTCATGGCCAACGAGCGCTCCGAATGGGTGCCTGAGGTTCCAACCTTCAAAGAACTGGGTATTGATGTTGTGAACGGCTCTTCCCGCGGGCTCGCCGTGCCTACCGGAACACCGGAAGATATTGTTACGAAGCTGAGCGCTGCGGTAGAGAAAGCGATTACCGATCCTGAATATGTGAAAAAAGCGAAATCCGCTGGTGTTCCGGTCAAGTATCTCAACGACAAGGATTATGACCAGTTCTTGCTGGATACGAGCACGCGTCTGGATGCCATCTGGGAAAAGACTCCTTGGACCAAATAA
- a CDS encoding helix-turn-helix domain-containing protein, whose amino-acid sequence MTTCIKDHPVDLILHKEGKNRAWLASQTGLHHKTIHRALSNENATGGTIFAICRALEWRVLPNDFFDIPKLALASHTRAHSTSEMRHV is encoded by the coding sequence ATGACGACTTGCATAAAAGATCATCCGGTTGACCTGATTTTGCATAAAGAAGGCAAGAATCGCGCTTGGTTGGCGTCTCAAACTGGATTGCATCACAAGACGATCCATCGTGCGCTCAGCAACGAGAACGCCACGGGCGGCACTATTTTTGCAATTTGCCGCGCGCTCGAATGGCGCGTATTGCCCAATGACTTCTTTGACATCCCCAAACTCGCCTTGGCCAGCCACACGCGCGCCCACTCCACCTCGGAGATGCGCCATGTGTGA
- the dnaN gene encoding DNA polymerase III subunit beta, whose product MHIIVDANILKPTLQKLCTIANRSSSVPILNCVSIRTLSQDRVQLTATDQDAELIVTIPAEVIESGYWAIEAHRLANAIASAADGSQIKLKLVKDNHRIEVRHGRSGFKLPCLLGDDMPHLNFTGAEWRIDLAGVELTSLLDVCSFAEPAKGHRLYLQGVQLRTLDGKLCSYASDGHRAARSPSDIEVPDGFCDVIVPTGNCHRIMSLFKDSTDLSLMAHKRMIFVGGGDYQLISKLIDAEPIDIERIIPKQREHVVRVDRKRLIATIDSLIGLTDKETRTLRFVVMEDGLYICLSEKTDAEGESVLEAKCQAAAMTVGINGSYVKDVCAAFDTAELDIHFDNQSANLFVANGNQKTTCVMPIRVQDVDINKIGLGAD is encoded by the coding sequence ATGCACATCATCGTTGATGCCAATATCCTGAAACCAACCCTCCAAAAACTTTGTACGATCGCTAATCGGTCCAGCAGTGTTCCTATCCTCAATTGCGTCTCGATCCGCACCCTGTCGCAAGACCGAGTACAGCTCACCGCGACCGATCAGGATGCGGAGCTGATCGTCACGATTCCGGCTGAGGTGATTGAGAGTGGCTATTGGGCAATTGAAGCGCACCGGCTCGCCAACGCGATCGCATCGGCTGCGGATGGTTCACAGATCAAGTTGAAACTTGTCAAGGACAATCACCGCATCGAGGTGCGGCATGGGCGCAGTGGATTCAAGTTGCCCTGCTTGCTGGGGGATGACATGCCTCATCTCAATTTCACCGGTGCTGAGTGGCGCATTGATCTCGCCGGTGTCGAGCTGACATCTCTGCTTGATGTGTGCAGTTTTGCAGAACCGGCCAAAGGACACCGACTTTACCTTCAAGGCGTCCAGTTGCGCACCCTCGATGGAAAACTGTGTAGTTATGCGTCTGATGGACATCGAGCTGCACGATCGCCAAGTGATATCGAGGTGCCAGATGGCTTTTGCGATGTCATCGTTCCGACCGGGAATTGCCACCGGATTATGTCGCTTTTCAAGGATTCAACAGATCTCAGCTTGATGGCGCATAAGCGCATGATTTTCGTTGGTGGTGGCGACTATCAGCTGATCAGTAAGTTGATTGATGCCGAGCCGATCGACATAGAGCGAATTATCCCGAAGCAACGTGAGCACGTTGTTAGGGTTGATCGAAAGCGCCTCATTGCCACCATCGACAGCCTGATTGGCCTTACCGACAAAGAGACGCGCACCTTGCGCTTTGTTGTGATGGAGGACGGTCTTTATATCTGCCTATCGGAAAAGACCGACGCCGAGGGCGAAAGCGTTCTGGAGGCGAAGTGTCAGGCCGCCGCTATGACGGTTGGCATCAATGGATCCTACGTCAAGGATGTTTGTGCCGCGTTTGATACCGCAGAACTAGATATCCATTTTGACAACCAGTCGGCAAATCTCTTTGTCGCCAACGGCAACCAAAAAACGACATGCGTCATGCCTATCCGCGTCCAGGATGTCGATATCAACAAAATCGGATTAGGGGCGGACTGA
- a CDS encoding S24 family peptidase — MARDTGALKEKAKRLFVEIEAKFDASPSRIAKLAGFAPSTLNKSLNDPDYRPPSSKTLSKVLAWLRTRDLDLDGAQKIASLKIQADMASLMSDIIAWESDGFVSSHTRDIVQMVKAVDSKAAGSSYGHVPVFGTAAGSVFGAMQLEEGMQVDHIERPAGLRSSPHAYALKVVGESMSPKFEPGDLIFADPHRRVDIGDVVVIQTKNFNKFSDDPVQAYIKFFKGITDKKLLAHQLNPALDIEYTRKTEKDNQEIVYAYHRVLSVRELFDV; from the coding sequence ATGGCCAGAGATACCGGTGCACTAAAGGAAAAAGCCAAACGTCTGTTTGTGGAGATTGAAGCAAAATTTGATGCCAGTCCGTCGAGAATCGCCAAGTTGGCAGGTTTTGCTCCGTCCACACTCAATAAATCCTTGAACGATCCGGACTACAGACCCCCCAGCAGCAAAACTCTTTCCAAGGTTTTGGCGTGGTTGAGGACTCGCGATCTTGATCTTGATGGTGCGCAGAAAATCGCATCTCTCAAGATACAGGCAGACATGGCTAGTTTGATGAGCGACATCATCGCGTGGGAGAGTGATGGATTCGTTTCTAGTCATACCAGAGACATAGTGCAAATGGTCAAAGCTGTGGATTCCAAGGCGGCTGGTAGCTCCTATGGCCATGTTCCTGTTTTTGGAACCGCAGCCGGGTCGGTATTTGGTGCAATGCAATTGGAGGAAGGGATGCAGGTTGACCACATCGAGCGACCTGCGGGACTGAGATCCAGTCCGCACGCCTATGCCCTGAAGGTGGTTGGTGAGAGTATGTCACCGAAATTTGAGCCAGGAGATCTAATTTTTGCGGATCCACATAGACGCGTCGACATTGGTGATGTGGTTGTTATTCAGACCAAAAATTTCAACAAATTTTCGGACGATCCGGTACAGGCCTATATCAAGTTTTTCAAAGGCATAACTGACAAGAAGTTACTGGCACACCAACTAAATCCAGCGCTGGATATCGAGTACACTCGCAAAACCGAAAAAGATAATCAGGAAATCGTCTATGCCTACCATCGGGTGTTGAGTGTACGCGAGTTGTTTGATGTCTGA